A single Streptomyces sp. Edi2 DNA region contains:
- the ald gene encoding alanine dehydrogenase — protein MKVGIPREVKNNEFRVAITPAGVNELVRHGHQVFIEKDAGAGSSITNEEYVSAGASILDTADEVWGTADLLLKVKEPIAEEYHRLRKDQTLFTYLHLAASRECTDALLESGTTAIAYETVETAGRQLPLLAPMSEVAGRIAPQVGAYHLMRQAGGRGVLPGGVPGVHAGKAVIIGGGVSGWNALQIAVGLGFHVTLLDKDINKLREADKIFGTKVQTIVSNAYELEKAVVEADLVVGAVLIPGAKAPKLVTNELVAKMKPGSVLVDIAIDQGGCFEDSRPTTHAEPTFAVHNSVFYCVANMPGAVPNTSTHALTNATLPYIVELANRGWVEALRRDPALAKGLNTHDGKVVYGPVAEAHGLEHVELRTLLG, from the coding sequence GTGAAGGTCGGCATCCCCCGCGAGGTCAAGAACAACGAGTTCCGCGTGGCTATCACGCCCGCCGGAGTGAACGAACTCGTCCGCCACGGCCACCAGGTCTTCATCGAGAAGGACGCCGGCGCCGGCTCCTCCATCACGAATGAGGAGTACGTCTCCGCCGGTGCCTCCATCCTGGACACCGCCGACGAGGTCTGGGGCACCGCTGACCTGCTGCTGAAGGTCAAGGAGCCGATCGCGGAGGAGTACCACCGTCTCCGCAAGGACCAGACGCTCTTCACCTACCTGCACCTGGCCGCCTCCCGGGAGTGCACCGACGCGCTGCTGGAGTCCGGCACCACCGCGATCGCCTACGAGACCGTCGAGACGGCCGGCCGCCAGCTGCCGCTGCTCGCCCCGATGTCCGAGGTCGCGGGCCGGATCGCCCCGCAGGTCGGCGCCTACCACCTGATGCGCCAGGCCGGCGGCCGCGGTGTGCTGCCCGGCGGTGTCCCCGGTGTCCACGCGGGCAAGGCCGTCATCATCGGCGGTGGCGTCTCCGGCTGGAACGCGCTGCAGATCGCCGTGGGCCTCGGCTTCCACGTCACCCTGCTCGACAAGGACATCAACAAGCTCCGCGAGGCCGACAAGATCTTCGGCACCAAGGTGCAGACGATCGTCTCCAACGCCTACGAGCTGGAGAAGGCCGTCGTCGAGGCCGACCTCGTCGTCGGTGCCGTCCTGATCCCCGGCGCCAAGGCGCCGAAGCTGGTCACCAACGAGCTCGTCGCCAAGATGAAGCCCGGAAGTGTTCTTGTCGACATCGCGATCGACCAGGGCGGCTGCTTCGAGGACTCCCGTCCCACCACGCACGCCGAGCCGACCTTCGCGGTCCACAACTCGGTCTTCTACTGCGTCGCCAACATGCCCGGCGCGGTGCCGAACACCTCCACCCACGCCCTCACCAACGCCACGCTGCCCTACATCGTGGAGCTGGCGAACCGTGGCTGGGTCGAGGCGCTGCGCCGTGACCCGGCGCTGGCCAAGGGCCTGAACACGCACGACGGCAAGGTCGTCTACGGCCCCGTCGCCGAGGCGCACGGCCTGGAGCACGTCGAACTGCGCACCCTCCTCGGCTGA
- a CDS encoding tetratricopeptide repeat protein has protein sequence MTDQAVGGGHLPPEMADGPATAAPGRRAPGVRRDGAAARPAARATATAPAAGFAGRRRELKALHADIARAGLDTLSGRKGARSRVLLIAGRPGSGRTALAEELLRELADDHPDGVLRATLTGPGGEPADTGRTARELLAALGLDAVPGAAEDELAEQLRDALAGRRALLFLDDAPGAEQVGPLLPDAPDCLVVVVSQGPLTGISDVRPCALGGLDSAAGVDMLSRYAGPTRITVDPRTADSVAEECGGQPAALVLAGAWLAARPMSSVADLYQALHAVPLPDDLPTGARPLYRAFRLVHDALPPPAARILRLITLAPGGLVDAHIASALAGCSVAAAATTLGDFTALGLLRPAAAGDDGPAAADGAPDPALRPQYRLPGCLAPLARDLLPEHERPADIQLARARMLERTVRLLQSCRAMAEPADSPARHKVAGLPRSLRFSSRAAAAHWLHTRRGALLDAAGIAVADGELDTLDRRLMAALTRTLLAHQGPEAAAPDLYALHGLVLQVAERRELPREKAAALLNLADLDGQAGRTDQALTRYRGALEAARSVQDPVATGRALESLGGTYTTLGDWQRAADWYGRALELRLARGESGDAARLQGRIGGAHTYAGRWGEALKAWRAAVGTYRRTGDVAGQARATGELARVQEYAGRPEEALRTCLEALGIARKAGDGRLEAALQLRIADTLDRLGDPAAARLHRAVGERLLEDHSQ, from the coding sequence GTGACGGATCAGGCGGTGGGCGGGGGGCACCTCCCGCCGGAGATGGCGGACGGGCCTGCCACGGCGGCACCCGGACGGCGGGCGCCGGGGGTCCGCAGAGACGGCGCCGCCGCCCGCCCCGCCGCCCGTGCGACCGCCACCGCCCCCGCCGCCGGGTTCGCCGGACGCCGCCGCGAACTCAAGGCGCTGCACGCCGATATCGCCCGGGCCGGCCTGGACACCCTCTCCGGCCGCAAGGGCGCCCGCAGCCGGGTGCTGCTGATCGCCGGCCGCCCCGGGTCCGGGCGTACGGCCCTGGCCGAGGAGCTGCTGCGCGAACTGGCGGACGACCACCCCGACGGAGTGCTGCGGGCCACGCTGACCGGCCCGGGCGGCGAACCGGCCGACACCGGCCGCACCGCGCGGGAGCTGCTGGCCGCGCTCGGCCTCGACGCGGTGCCGGGCGCCGCCGAGGACGAGCTGGCCGAGCAGCTGCGCGATGCCCTCGCCGGGCGTCGCGCGCTGCTCTTCCTGGATGACGCACCGGGCGCCGAGCAGGTCGGACCGCTGCTCCCGGACGCCCCCGACTGCCTGGTCGTGGTGGTCTCGCAGGGGCCGCTGACCGGCATTTCGGACGTCCGGCCGTGTGCCCTGGGCGGCCTGGACAGCGCGGCCGGTGTCGACATGCTCAGCCGGTACGCCGGGCCGACCCGGATCACCGTCGACCCGCGCACCGCCGACAGCGTCGCCGAGGAGTGCGGCGGCCAGCCCGCCGCGCTGGTGCTGGCCGGTGCCTGGCTCGCCGCCCGCCCCATGTCCTCGGTCGCCGATCTGTACCAGGCACTGCACGCCGTCCCGCTGCCCGACGACCTGCCCACCGGCGCCCGACCGCTCTACCGCGCCTTCCGGCTCGTCCACGATGCCCTGCCGCCGCCCGCCGCCCGCATACTGCGGCTGATCACTCTGGCGCCCGGCGGTCTCGTGGACGCCCATATCGCCTCCGCCCTGGCCGGCTGCTCGGTGGCGGCGGCCGCCACGACGCTGGGCGACTTCACCGCGCTCGGCCTGCTGCGCCCGGCCGCCGCCGGGGACGACGGGCCCGCCGCCGCCGACGGTGCGCCCGACCCGGCCCTGCGCCCGCAGTACCGCCTGCCCGGCTGCCTCGCCCCGCTGGCGCGCGACCTGCTCCCGGAACACGAGCGCCCGGCCGACATCCAGCTGGCCCGCGCCCGGATGCTGGAGCGGACCGTACGGCTGCTCCAGTCCTGCCGGGCGATGGCCGAGCCGGCCGATTCCCCCGCGCGGCACAAGGTCGCCGGGCTGCCGCGCTCGCTGCGCTTCTCCTCGAGGGCCGCTGCCGCGCACTGGCTGCACACCCGCCGCGGTGCGCTGCTCGACGCCGCCGGGATCGCCGTCGCGGACGGCGAACTCGACACGCTGGACCGCCGGTTGATGGCCGCGCTGACCCGCACGCTGCTCGCGCACCAGGGCCCCGAGGCGGCCGCGCCGGACCTCTATGCGCTGCACGGGCTCGTGCTCCAGGTCGCCGAGCGGCGCGAGCTGCCACGGGAGAAAGCCGCCGCCCTGCTGAACCTCGCGGACCTGGACGGGCAGGCGGGCCGCACCGACCAGGCGCTCACCCGCTACCGGGGTGCGCTGGAGGCTGCCCGCTCGGTGCAGGACCCGGTGGCGACCGGCCGGGCGCTGGAGTCGCTGGGTGGTACGTACACCACGCTGGGTGACTGGCAGCGGGCCGCCGACTGGTACGGCCGGGCGCTGGAGTTGCGGCTGGCCCGCGGCGAGAGCGGGGACGCGGCGCGGCTGCAGGGCCGGATCGGCGGGGCGCACACCTATGCGGGCCGGTGGGGCGAAGCGCTCAAGGCCTGGCGGGCGGCGGTCGGCACCTACCGCAGGACCGGCGATGTGGCCGGCCAGGCGCGGGCGACCGGTGAGCTGGCCCGGGTGCAGGAGTACGCGGGACGGCCCGAGGAGGCGCTGCGGACCTGCCTCGAAGCTCTCGGCATCGCCAGGAAAGCGGGCGACGGACGACTGGAGGCGGCACTGCAACTACGGATTGCGGACACCCTCGACCGGCTCGGGGATCCGGCGGCGGCACGGCTCCACCGGGCCGTGGGGGAACGTCTCCTTGAAGATCACTCCCAGTAG